In Humulus lupulus chromosome 7, drHumLupu1.1, whole genome shotgun sequence, the following are encoded in one genomic region:
- the LOC133792183 gene encoding uncharacterized protein LOC133792183, whose amino-acid sequence MSDTLRKKLENVNTNFDIMDQLQDMFGHKSNHTRFESTKRYENANMAPGMHVRDHFIKMMNYFQEVELYGATIDEKTQLGLILNSLSPSFLTFITNYFLNNLEYDMTQLLNELQMFEVINGGPSKGTENKATTNATNRYQGEANLASTSKSKNRKERK is encoded by the coding sequence ATGTCAGACACACTTAGGAAAAAGTTGGAGAATGTCAACACTAATTTTGACATTATGGACCAACTTCAGGACATGTTCGGGCATAAATCTAATCATACCCGATTTGAATCCACCAAGAGGTATGAAAATGCTAACATGGCACCAGGGAtgcatgttcgtgatcacttCATCAAGATGATGAACTACTTCCAAGAAGTTGAGTTGTATGGAGCCACCATTGATGAGAAGACTCAATTGGGGCTCATCCTGAATAGTCTTTCTCCTTCTTTCCTTACGTTCATCACTAACTACTTCCTAAACAATTTGGAGTATGACATGACACAACTGCTGAATGAACTTCAAATGTTTGAAGTAATCAATGGTGGACCAAGCAAAGGAACTGAAAACAAGGCTACTACTAATGCTACAAATAGATATCAAGGAGAAGCTAACCTGGCTTCAACTTCCAAGAGCAAAAATAGGAAAGAAAGGAAGTAG